In Candidatus Polarisedimenticolaceae bacterium, a genomic segment contains:
- a CDS encoding AI-2E family transporter: MAEAGVTPRESGTRSLAVAVIAVAAGVFLLRYAWGIWLPVAMGIFVSYALDPIVAAAARLRIPRSIGAALVLALFTGAAVYGVYSLSDDALAIVESLPASAKKLRESWYELRGREGTVQTLTDAVTEIQKTAQPSPTAAPANPGITRVQVVQPFNISRYLWSGSMGVVGLLGQAITVVFLAYFLLAAGDLHRRKIVKIAGTTLASKRVTVEILNEISAQIGRFLFVQMITSALVAIVSALVFRWLGLERAVFWGLMAGLFNTIPYFGPLIVMGGIAAVAFLQFGTLEKTIALAIASLVVTSLEGFLLTPYLLGRHLRMNGAAIFIGLLFWGWVWGIWGLLLAAPMMVVVKSISDHVEDLKGVGDLLGD, encoded by the coding sequence ATGGCCGAAGCCGGTGTCACGCCACGGGAAAGCGGCACGCGAAGCCTTGCCGTCGCCGTCATCGCCGTCGCTGCGGGAGTGTTCCTGCTCCGTTATGCCTGGGGAATCTGGCTCCCGGTGGCGATGGGAATCTTCGTGAGCTATGCGCTCGACCCGATCGTCGCCGCCGCGGCGCGGCTTCGGATCCCACGCTCGATCGGCGCGGCCCTCGTGCTGGCTCTGTTCACGGGCGCCGCGGTGTACGGCGTATACAGCTTGAGCGACGACGCCCTCGCCATCGTCGAGTCGCTCCCCGCCTCGGCGAAGAAGCTGCGCGAGAGCTGGTACGAGCTGCGCGGCCGCGAGGGGACGGTGCAGACGCTGACCGACGCGGTGACGGAAATCCAGAAGACGGCCCAGCCGTCCCCGACCGCGGCGCCGGCGAACCCCGGCATCACGCGCGTTCAGGTCGTGCAGCCGTTCAACATCAGCCGGTACCTGTGGTCGGGCTCGATGGGGGTCGTCGGCCTGTTGGGCCAGGCGATCACCGTCGTCTTCCTCGCGTATTTCCTGCTCGCGGCGGGCGACCTCCACCGGCGCAAGATCGTGAAGATCGCAGGAACGACTCTGGCCAGCAAACGCGTGACCGTCGAGATCTTGAACGAGATCAGCGCTCAGATCGGCCGCTTCCTCTTCGTGCAGATGATCACGAGCGCGCTCGTCGCGATCGTCTCGGCGCTGGTGTTCCGCTGGCTCGGGCTCGAGCGAGCGGTCTTCTGGGGCCTCATGGCCGGCCTCTTCAACACGATCCCCTACTTCGGCCCGCTCATCGTCATGGGCGGGATCGCCGCCGTTGCCTTCCTCCAGTTCGGCACCCTCGAGAAGACGATCGCGCTGGCCATCGCGTCGCTCGTCGTCACGAGCCTCGAGGGATTCCTGCTCACGCCCTACCTGCTCGGCAGGCATCTCCGCATGAACGGAGCCGCCATCTTCATCGGGCTCCTGTTCTGGGGATGGGTGTGGGGCATCTGGGGACTTCTTCTCGCGGCGCCGATGATGGTCGTCGTCAAGTCGATCAGCGACCACGTCGAGGACTTGAAAGGCGTGGGAGACCTCTTGGGAGACTGA
- a CDS encoding M20/M25/M40 family metallo-hydrolase, which yields MKTTTILCAAAIACASLTPSPARADDLADVKREIAKRHDEAVKRLRDWIAAPSIAAENRGYPDGAEIMAKLAKDAGFQTATVIPTDGKPGVFATLDAGAKKTVGLYFMYDVKQFDPAEWTSPPLEGRIVDKDGVGKVIVGRGAVNQKGPESAFLAALHAIRGAGKKMPVNLVLVAEGEEEIGSPHIPQLVRRPEVLAALGKTVGIFMPSAEQELDGVVAVSLGSKGVIECELVSSGEKWGRGPAKDIHSSLKAMVDSPSWHLIRALDTLVSQDGNTITIDDYPKPRPLTADEKAMIDKAAARSDEATMKKQISVQRWIDDLPWAAANERLASQPTVNIEGLVGGYTGPGGKTVLPHRAAAKLDLRLVPDMTFAGAVAALKAHLQKHGFGDIEVNVTGGYDPTSTPASAPLIQAEVAVLKRDGIDPVMWLRNAGSYPGYVFTGEPLKLASGHWGLGHGSGAHAPDEYYVIEATNKNIQGYDGAVMSFVEYLYELGK from the coding sequence ATGAAGACGACGACGATCCTCTGCGCCGCGGCGATCGCGTGCGCTTCCCTGACTCCTTCGCCGGCTCGGGCCGACGATCTCGCCGACGTGAAGCGCGAGATCGCGAAGCGCCACGACGAGGCGGTCAAGCGCCTGCGCGACTGGATCGCGGCGCCCTCGATCGCCGCCGAGAATCGCGGCTACCCCGACGGCGCCGAGATCATGGCGAAGCTCGCGAAGGATGCCGGCTTCCAGACGGCGACCGTCATCCCGACCGACGGAAAGCCCGGCGTCTTCGCGACGCTCGATGCGGGGGCGAAGAAGACCGTCGGCCTGTACTTCATGTACGACGTCAAGCAGTTCGACCCGGCGGAGTGGACGTCGCCGCCGCTCGAAGGGCGCATCGTCGACAAGGACGGCGTCGGCAAGGTCATCGTCGGCCGTGGCGCCGTCAATCAGAAAGGACCGGAGTCGGCGTTCCTCGCCGCGCTTCACGCCATCCGCGGCGCCGGAAAGAAGATGCCGGTGAACCTCGTGCTCGTCGCCGAAGGCGAGGAGGAGATCGGCTCGCCCCACATCCCGCAGCTCGTGCGGCGGCCCGAGGTCCTGGCGGCGCTCGGGAAGACCGTCGGCATCTTCATGCCCTCGGCGGAGCAGGAGCTGGACGGCGTCGTCGCCGTCAGCCTCGGGTCGAAGGGCGTCATCGAGTGCGAGCTCGTCTCCAGCGGCGAGAAGTGGGGCCGCGGCCCGGCGAAGGACATCCACTCGTCGCTCAAGGCGATGGTCGACAGCCCGTCGTGGCACCTGATCCGCGCGCTCGACACGCTCGTCTCTCAAGACGGCAACACGATCACGATCGACGACTATCCCAAGCCGAGGCCGCTCACCGCCGACGAGAAGGCGATGATCGACAAGGCCGCCGCCCGCAGCGACGAGGCGACGATGAAGAAGCAGATCTCCGTCCAGCGCTGGATCGACGACCTGCCGTGGGCGGCCGCGAACGAGCGGCTCGCGAGCCAGCCGACCGTCAACATCGAGGGGCTCGTCGGCGGCTACACCGGCCCCGGCGGGAAGACCGTCCTGCCGCACAGGGCGGCCGCGAAGCTCGACCTGCGGCTCGTCCCCGACATGACGTTCGCCGGCGCCGTCGCCGCGCTGAAGGCCCACCTTCAGAAGCACGGGTTCGGCGACATCGAGGTCAACGTCACGGGCGGTTACGACCCCACGAGCACCCCCGCGTCGGCGCCGCTCATCCAGGCGGAGGTCGCCGTGCTGAAGCGCGACGGCATCGACCCGGTGATGTGGCTCCGGAACGCCGGCTCCTATCCCGGCTACGTCTTCACCGGCGAGCCGCTCAAGCTCGCCTCCGGGCACTGGGGGCTCGGCCACGGCAGCGGCGCCCACGCGCCCGACGAGTACTACGTCATCGAAGCGACGAACAAGAACATCCAGGGGTACGACGGCGCGGTCATGTCGTTCGTCGAGTACCTCTACGAGCTGGGGAAGTAA
- a CDS encoding PP2C family protein-serine/threonine phosphatase translates to MSWADNAKYWQTLPRPSLSLFLAGVFALFASFGFITANMGSERPDPLSAAVAAIVYGAFGAAWAFAGSRRVVWLLATLFFAQWVVNIALRSTVARLLTPPRTDAADIPHFSTINGAGALVLIIVAYVLFILFIRREGMRYYSTFAEMRLAREIHMRTVPLITVRHGGFEVYGISWPTGEVGGDLVDFVPKGEGWIAYVADISGHGVPAGTFMAMVKSAARMRLALGGAESFFVDMNAVLAPITAPNMFATAAFLSAGPGAMAFGIAAHLPTLKYSAASGSVDELWHANLPLAMLGEAAYTSAGVTCEPGDVFAIVTDGLTEIVDRRDRELGLPALKAVLQDRAGEPLASIAEALRARALAHGSQRDDQTVFLARRLTA, encoded by the coding sequence TTGAGCTGGGCCGACAACGCCAAGTACTGGCAGACGCTGCCGCGACCGTCGCTCAGCCTGTTCCTGGCGGGCGTCTTCGCGCTCTTCGCATCGTTCGGGTTCATCACCGCCAACATGGGCTCGGAGCGGCCCGATCCCCTTTCGGCGGCTGTGGCGGCGATCGTGTATGGGGCCTTCGGCGCCGCCTGGGCGTTCGCGGGATCACGCCGGGTCGTGTGGCTCCTCGCCACCCTCTTCTTCGCCCAGTGGGTGGTGAACATCGCGCTCAGGTCCACCGTCGCCCGCCTCCTGACGCCGCCGCGGACCGACGCGGCCGACATCCCCCACTTCTCCACGATCAACGGCGCGGGCGCCCTCGTGCTGATCATCGTCGCGTACGTGCTCTTCATCCTCTTCATCCGACGGGAGGGGATGCGCTACTACTCGACCTTCGCCGAGATGCGCCTCGCGCGCGAGATCCACATGCGCACGGTGCCCCTGATCACGGTCCGTCACGGCGGCTTCGAGGTGTACGGCATCTCGTGGCCGACCGGAGAGGTCGGCGGCGACCTCGTCGATTTCGTCCCGAAGGGCGAAGGCTGGATCGCCTACGTCGCCGACATCAGCGGGCACGGCGTCCCGGCCGGGACCTTCATGGCGATGGTCAAGAGCGCCGCGCGGATGCGCCTCGCCCTCGGCGGCGCCGAGTCGTTCTTCGTCGACATGAACGCAGTGCTGGCGCCGATCACCGCGCCGAACATGTTCGCGACCGCCGCATTCTTGAGCGCGGGTCCCGGCGCCATGGCGTTCGGCATCGCCGCGCACCTTCCGACGCTGAAGTACAGCGCCGCGTCGGGGTCGGTGGACGAGCTGTGGCACGCGAACCTCCCCCTCGCGATGCTCGGAGAGGCCGCGTACACGTCCGCCGGCGTCACCTGCGAGCCGGGCGACGTCTTCGCGATCGTGACCGACGGCCTCACCGAGATCGTCGACCGCCGCGACCGCGAGCTTGGTCTGCCGGCATTGAAGGCGGTGCTCCAGGATCGCGCCGGCGAGCCGCTGGCGTCCATCGCGGAGGCGTTGCGGGCGCGCGCGCTCGCGCACGGCTCCCAGCGGGACGATCAGACCGTGTTCCTCGCGCGCCGGCTCACAGCTTGA
- a CDS encoding helix-turn-helix domain-containing protein → MTESQLCPRYHHAVELIGRRWSGAIISVMLGGPKCFNEILAAVPDLSDRLLTERLRELESEGLVTRDVRPGPPVRVAYELTPAGESLKPVVDSLGKWAQKWVKL, encoded by the coding sequence GTGACCGAATCCCAGCTCTGCCCGCGTTACCACCACGCGGTCGAGCTGATCGGCCGGCGGTGGAGCGGCGCGATCATCAGTGTGATGCTCGGCGGCCCGAAATGTTTCAATGAGATCCTCGCCGCCGTGCCGGACCTCTCCGACCGCCTCCTGACCGAGCGCCTGCGCGAGCTCGAGTCGGAGGGGCTCGTGACGAGGGACGTGCGGCCGGGGCCGCCGGTCCGTGTCGCCTACGAGCTCACGCCGGCGGGGGAGAGCCTCAAGCCGGTGGTCGACAGCCTGGGCAAGTGGGCGCAGAAGTGGGTCAAGCTGTGA
- a CDS encoding DoxX family protein, which produces MTSETAIRDRSAVDWSLLVLRVVLGIVFMAHGAQKLFGAFGGPGLPAIVQMMGPIGYLVSIGEFFGGLGLAAGFLSRFSAASIVVIMLGAIAMVHAHVGFFMNWTGKQAGEGFEYHLLAIAALVPIVLAGPGRFAVASFLPKLGGAAIPRNAVGARS; this is translated from the coding sequence ATGACATCCGAGACGGCGATTCGAGATCGGTCGGCGGTGGATTGGTCCCTTCTCGTCCTCCGCGTGGTCCTGGGCATCGTCTTCATGGCGCACGGCGCCCAGAAGCTGTTCGGCGCGTTCGGCGGCCCCGGCCTCCCGGCGATCGTGCAGATGATGGGCCCGATCGGCTACCTCGTCAGCATCGGCGAGTTCTTCGGGGGCCTCGGCCTCGCGGCCGGGTTCCTGTCGCGCTTCTCCGCGGCGTCGATCGTCGTGATCATGCTCGGCGCCATCGCGATGGTGCACGCGCATGTGGGCTTCTTCATGAACTGGACCGGGAAGCAGGCCGGCGAAGGCTTCGAGTACCACCTGCTGGCGATCGCGGCGCTCGTCCCGATCGTCCTCGCCGGCCCGGGCCGCTTCGCCGTGGCGAGTTTCCTTCCGAAGCTCGGCGGCGCGGCGATCCCGCGGAACGCCGTGGGAGCCCGAAGCTGA
- a CDS encoding right-handed parallel beta-helix repeat-containing protein has product MSQSRWMGFLLALAATLVAAYPVLAVDGVIEINQSRALAGGITPGDGPGFPVQISVSGSYRLTSDLNGAAGFDGIDVAADNVTIDLNGFTIYGLAGGITDGISLGVSKNVEIKNGTVRGFTRDGIFTAAASQFIRVINVRVIGNLTFGIDLEGQGNTIEGCTALNSNTGMRAFDGSLVTDSVARGNSSFGLVLNGPSGYRSCVFTSNNGGDANPQVSGGFQLGTNVCGADTVCP; this is encoded by the coding sequence ATGTCCCAAAGCAGATGGATGGGCTTCCTGCTCGCGCTCGCGGCGACCCTCGTCGCCGCATATCCCGTGCTCGCGGTCGACGGCGTCATCGAGATCAATCAGTCCCGCGCGCTCGCCGGGGGGATCACGCCCGGAGACGGCCCGGGGTTTCCGGTCCAGATCAGCGTCTCCGGCAGCTACCGCCTCACGAGCGATCTCAATGGGGCGGCCGGCTTCGACGGCATCGACGTCGCCGCCGACAACGTGACGATCGACCTCAACGGCTTCACGATCTACGGTCTGGCCGGCGGCATCACCGACGGGATCAGCCTCGGGGTGAGCAAGAACGTGGAGATCAAGAACGGGACGGTCCGCGGCTTCACGAGGGACGGGATCTTCACCGCCGCCGCCTCCCAGTTCATCCGCGTGATCAATGTCCGCGTCATCGGCAATCTCACCTTCGGCATCGACCTCGAGGGACAGGGCAACACGATCGAGGGGTGCACGGCGCTCAACAGCAACACGGGGATGCGCGCCTTCGACGGGTCGCTCGTGACCGATTCGGTCGCGCGTGGGAACTCGTCGTTCGGATTGGTCTTGAACGGACCCAGCGGCTACCGTTCGTGCGTCTTCACGTCGAACAACGGCGGCGATGCGAACCCGCAGGTCAGCGGCGGCTTCCAGCTCGGGACGAACGTGTGCGGCGCGGACACGGTCTGCCCGTGA
- a CDS encoding OmpW family outer membrane protein, with translation MVRAKALVLIAVVLLGVSYVAAASGDETRNDVGVLVGYIAPSSDSTIGGVKTKAESTVDYGIEYKHRFLESARLSVGATVLYADFDVKAASTKVGDVTNTPILIDVNWHFLKNKALYLGATVGYSMWGNFQPNGGGGSVNIKNDTLYGVNLGYDIAIGKRWAILTNVRYLGMKAQTDVSGAANQTVDVNPIVANVGFAFRF, from the coding sequence ATGGTTCGAGCGAAGGCCCTTGTCCTGATCGCGGTCGTGTTGCTTGGCGTGTCGTATGTCGCCGCCGCTTCGGGCGATGAGACGAGGAACGACGTCGGCGTCCTCGTTGGTTACATCGCCCCGTCGAGCGATTCGACGATCGGTGGGGTCAAGACCAAGGCCGAGTCCACGGTCGACTACGGGATCGAGTACAAGCACCGGTTCCTCGAGAGCGCCCGGCTGAGCGTCGGTGCGACCGTCCTCTACGCCGATTTCGACGTCAAAGCCGCGAGCACGAAGGTCGGCGACGTCACGAACACGCCGATCCTCATCGACGTCAACTGGCACTTCCTCAAGAACAAGGCGCTCTATCTCGGCGCCACCGTGGGCTACTCGATGTGGGGCAATTTCCAGCCCAACGGCGGTGGCGGCTCGGTCAACATCAAGAACGACACGCTGTACGGCGTGAACCTCGGGTACGACATCGCGATCGGGAAGCGCTGGGCGATCCTCACGAACGTGCGGTACCTCGGCATGAAGGCCCAGACCGACGTCTCGGGGGCGGCGAACCAGACGGTCGACGTGAACCCGATCGTCGCGAACGTCGGATTTGCGTTCCGCTTCTAA
- a CDS encoding SRPBCC family protein: protein MPTNAIKIHRVLRATPDRVYRAFLDPAAMVKWLPPNGFTGTVHAMDARVGGSHRMSFTNFTSGKSHSFGGTYVELVKNERIRYTDKFDDPNLPGEMQVTIALEAVSCGTELNILQEDIPAMIPLEMCYLGWQESLVLLAKLVEAEIPD from the coding sequence GTGCCGACCAATGCGATCAAGATTCACCGTGTGCTTCGCGCCACCCCCGACCGCGTCTACCGCGCCTTCCTCGATCCGGCGGCGATGGTGAAATGGCTTCCGCCGAACGGCTTCACGGGAACGGTGCACGCCATGGATGCACGTGTCGGCGGCTCCCACCGGATGTCGTTCACGAACTTCACGAGCGGCAAGAGCCACTCGTTCGGCGGCACGTACGTCGAGCTCGTGAAGAACGAGCGCATCCGCTACACCGACAAATTCGACGACCCGAACCTTCCCGGCGAGATGCAGGTCACGATCGCGCTCGAGGCGGTGTCGTGCGGCACCGAGCTTAATATTCTTCAAGAAGACATCCCCGCCATGATCCCACTCGAAATGTGCTACCTGGGCTGGCAGGAGTCGCTCGTGCTCCTGGCGAAGCTCGTCGAGGCCGAGATCCCGGACTAG
- a CDS encoding aldo/keto reductase encodes MLRRDVLRIIAAAGAGTALGGRIARATEPATMITRKIPKSGEAIPVIGLGTSRVFDVGTRKDERAPLAGVLDAMIGDGARVIDSSPMYGRAEEVVGDLVEASGKRDRFFLASKVWTKGRKEGADQIEASFRKLRTKHLDLMQVHNLLDLDTQLATLRHLKGEGRIRYVGVSHWNASAYDDLESVLRREDLDFVQLNYSVVEREAEKVLLPLAKDRGVAVLVNRPFAQGQLFAKVKGRALPDWAASLGIASWGQLMLKFVVSHDAVTCAIPATAKPEHMHDDAAAGSGPMPDAASRERIAALFQD; translated from the coding sequence ATGCTCCGCCGCGACGTTCTTCGCATCATCGCCGCCGCCGGCGCGGGGACGGCGCTCGGCGGCCGCATCGCACGCGCCACGGAGCCCGCGACGATGATCACACGCAAGATTCCGAAGTCGGGCGAGGCGATCCCGGTCATCGGCCTCGGCACGTCGCGCGTCTTCGACGTCGGCACCCGGAAGGACGAGCGCGCCCCGCTCGCGGGCGTGCTCGACGCGATGATCGGCGACGGCGCCCGCGTCATCGACTCGTCCCCGATGTACGGACGCGCCGAAGAGGTCGTGGGCGACCTCGTCGAGGCGAGCGGGAAGCGCGACCGCTTCTTCCTGGCGTCCAAGGTGTGGACCAAGGGCCGGAAGGAAGGGGCGGACCAGATCGAAGCGTCGTTCCGCAAGCTGCGGACGAAGCACCTCGATCTCATGCAGGTCCACAACCTCCTCGATCTCGACACGCAGCTCGCCACGCTCCGGCATCTCAAGGGCGAGGGGCGCATCCGTTACGTCGGCGTCAGCCACTGGAACGCCTCGGCGTACGACGATCTCGAGAGCGTTCTCAGGAGGGAAGATCTCGATTTCGTCCAGCTCAACTACTCGGTCGTCGAGCGCGAGGCCGAGAAGGTCCTCCTGCCGCTCGCCAAGGATCGCGGCGTCGCCGTGCTCGTGAATCGGCCGTTCGCGCAGGGGCAGCTCTTCGCGAAGGTGAAGGGCCGTGCGCTCCCTGACTGGGCCGCATCCCTCGGCATCGCGAGCTGGGGCCAGCTCATGCTCAAGTTCGTCGTGTCGCACGACGCGGTGACCTGCGCCATCCCGGCGACCGCCAAGCCCGAGCACATGCACGACGACGCGGCGGCGGGCTCCGGCCCGATGCCCGACGCCGCCTCGCGCGAGCGCATCGCCGCCCTCTTCCAAGACTGA
- a CDS encoding TlpA disulfide reductase family protein — translation MKNPLAPALVLAAVALASAAPLPTTDPGIAVHRPGPIDRGDDAEASRLIGIQAPALPELSWLDGQKRTLASLAGKVVVIRNFTNECPFCASTMPALENLAQRYRDRGVVVLGVYHPKPPAPIQAADVATFVKSLGVTFPVAVDDDWTLERGWWEAYGGGDWTSITWVLDRKGTIRAVHPGGEYHEGGGEAHARCRSDYAQLTRTIDTLLAER, via the coding sequence ATGAAGAACCCGCTCGCTCCCGCCCTCGTCCTCGCGGCCGTGGCGCTCGCGTCCGCGGCGCCGCTTCCCACGACCGACCCCGGCATCGCGGTTCATCGCCCCGGCCCCATCGACCGCGGCGACGACGCCGAAGCGTCGCGCCTCATCGGGATCCAGGCGCCGGCGCTGCCGGAGCTTTCCTGGCTCGACGGACAGAAGCGCACGCTCGCCTCGCTCGCCGGCAAGGTCGTCGTGATCCGGAATTTCACGAACGAGTGCCCGTTCTGCGCCTCGACGATGCCCGCCCTCGAGAACCTGGCGCAACGTTACCGCGACCGCGGCGTCGTCGTGCTCGGCGTCTATCACCCGAAGCCGCCCGCCCCGATCCAGGCCGCCGACGTCGCGACGTTCGTGAAGTCGCTCGGCGTGACGTTTCCGGTGGCCGTCGACGACGACTGGACGCTCGAAAGAGGCTGGTGGGAAGCGTACGGCGGCGGCGATTGGACCTCGATCACCTGGGTCCTCGACCGCAAGGGCACGATCCGTGCGGTCCACCCCGGCGGCGAATACCACGAAGGGGGCGGTGAGGCGCACGCTCGGTGCAGGTCCGACTACGCGCAGCTCACGCGGACGATCGACACTCTGCTCGCGGAACGCTGA
- a CDS encoding protein kinase, protein MPSCAVCGHTYSSGDCPRCLLGLGLETAPPPIPERLGAYTIVARLGEGGMGEVYRAHDDRLNRDVAIKVLPDVVAQGEEHIARFKREARMAASLNHPNIAAVYGFEEDEGTHFLVMELVPGETLAERLRSGPIPLAETLALTGQIASGLEAAHERGIVHRDLKPGNVKITPTGQVKILDFGLAKAVGETPEAPAPITARYTSPGTVIGTVPYMSPEQARGRIVDRRTDIWSLGCVLYECLAGRRAFDGDTATDVVAKILERDPDWSALPARTPPRLRELIERCLEKDPARRLRDAGDLRLELDHATDPPPRASRRPVLLWTIGIVAVGVALLETWRAGSTRARPQVAAPIPLHVVVTDPDVPRVGYEDTPSLAISPDGTTIAYTGRGAADVNGAIGLYVRRIDGVHARRIEVPCGRAIGRTQEAFDPFFSPDGASVGFSCGNMYRIPLSGGTAVPLVESEIPLKGATWTPRGIVFAPAAKSGLVLVHENGGPLETLTIPDASKNEVSHRWPSAHADGRHVLFTIKKEGITSFDQAEIALLDLDTREVTTVVEGGSFARWLPDGRILFARGGTLLAVPLDLTHARVSGAPAPYAEGVMTEPGSGAAQFAVAGKTGALVFVPGGSDVTRNELTWIDRHGVTTPVGAPAQHYHTTIVSPDGTRLASTVFGATDAVFVYDLERRSLARITSEGNAAPLGWSPDGRQVLWGTDRGGLALELGNADGAGTPRRLPLDPASSASPRELAQLEHGLALVYPMNGTLWAAPVEDPGPPRKLGDLPNGVTRIALSPDGRWLAYACDASGRSEIYVRPFPNGSGTWQISRNGGESPAWASHGGELSFQRRSGDGDWVDAVRIGVSGNQIVAGVPVDLFQVPKDLIVWGPHPDGERFIAVRAGAPAFKGDRVEAIFPSR, encoded by the coding sequence ATGCCGAGCTGCGCCGTCTGCGGCCATACGTACTCGAGCGGCGATTGTCCTCGCTGCCTGCTCGGTCTCGGGCTCGAGACGGCGCCGCCGCCGATTCCCGAGCGGCTAGGCGCTTACACGATCGTCGCTCGCCTCGGCGAAGGAGGCATGGGAGAGGTCTATCGCGCCCACGACGACCGGTTGAACCGCGACGTCGCGATCAAGGTGCTGCCCGACGTCGTCGCGCAGGGCGAAGAGCACATCGCGCGCTTCAAGAGAGAGGCGCGCATGGCGGCGTCCCTCAACCATCCGAACATCGCCGCGGTGTACGGCTTCGAGGAGGACGAGGGCACTCATTTCCTCGTCATGGAGCTCGTTCCGGGGGAGACGCTCGCCGAGCGCCTGCGCTCGGGACCGATACCGCTCGCCGAGACGCTCGCCCTCACCGGCCAAATCGCGAGCGGCCTCGAGGCGGCGCACGAGCGCGGTATCGTCCACCGCGACCTGAAGCCGGGGAACGTGAAGATCACGCCCACGGGGCAGGTGAAGATCCTCGACTTCGGCCTCGCAAAGGCGGTCGGCGAGACGCCGGAAGCGCCCGCGCCGATCACTGCGCGCTACACGAGCCCCGGCACCGTGATCGGCACCGTTCCCTACATGAGCCCCGAGCAGGCGCGCGGCCGCATCGTCGATCGCCGGACCGACATCTGGTCGCTCGGCTGCGTCCTCTACGAGTGCCTCGCGGGCCGCCGCGCGTTCGACGGCGACACCGCGACCGACGTCGTCGCGAAGATCCTCGAGCGTGATCCCGACTGGAGCGCCTTGCCGGCGCGCACACCGCCCCGTCTGCGCGAGCTCATCGAGCGTTGTCTCGAGAAGGACCCGGCGCGACGACTGCGCGACGCGGGTGACCTCCGTCTCGAGCTCGACCATGCGACGGATCCGCCGCCGCGCGCGAGTCGGCGGCCGGTCCTGCTGTGGACGATCGGGATCGTCGCCGTCGGCGTCGCGCTCCTCGAGACGTGGAGGGCCGGCAGCACCCGCGCGCGACCGCAGGTGGCGGCACCGATTCCGCTGCACGTCGTCGTCACCGACCCCGACGTCCCGCGCGTCGGGTACGAGGACACGCCGTCGCTCGCGATCTCTCCCGATGGGACGACGATCGCCTACACCGGCCGGGGCGCAGCCGACGTCAACGGCGCGATCGGCCTGTACGTCCGCCGCATCGACGGCGTCCACGCGCGGCGGATCGAGGTGCCGTGCGGCCGGGCGATCGGCCGGACGCAAGAAGCATTCGACCCGTTCTTCTCACCCGACGGCGCCTCGGTCGGATTCTCGTGCGGCAACATGTACAGGATCCCGCTGTCGGGCGGCACCGCCGTGCCCCTCGTCGAGAGCGAGATCCCGCTCAAGGGCGCGACGTGGACGCCGCGCGGGATCGTCTTCGCTCCGGCGGCGAAGTCCGGTCTCGTCCTCGTCCACGAGAACGGCGGACCGCTCGAGACCCTCACGATCCCCGATGCCTCGAAGAACGAGGTGTCGCACCGCTGGCCGAGCGCGCACGCCGACGGACGTCACGTGCTCTTCACGATCAAGAAGGAAGGGATCACGAGCTTCGACCAGGCCGAGATCGCGCTGCTCGATCTCGACACGCGCGAGGTGACCACCGTGGTCGAAGGCGGGTCGTTCGCGCGGTGGCTCCCCGACGGGAGGATCCTGTTCGCGCGCGGCGGCACGCTCCTGGCCGTCCCGCTGGACCTCACCCATGCCCGCGTGAGCGGCGCGCCGGCGCCTTATGCCGAGGGTGTGATGACCGAGCCGGGGAGCGGCGCCGCGCAATTCGCGGTCGCCGGAAAGACCGGCGCGCTCGTCTTCGTTCCCGGCGGGTCCGACGTCACCCGCAACGAGCTGACCTGGATCGACCGCCACGGCGTCACGACACCGGTCGGCGCGCCGGCGCAGCACTACCACACGACGATCGTCTCGCCGGACGGGACGCGGCTTGCGTCGACGGTCTTCGGCGCGACCGACGCCGTGTTCGTGTACGACCTCGAGCGCCGCTCGCTCGCGCGCATCACCTCCGAAGGAAATGCCGCCCCGCTCGGCTGGTCGCCCGACGGCCGGCAGGTCCTCTGGGGCACCGATCGCGGCGGGCTCGCGCTCGAGCTCGGGAACGCCGACGGCGCGGGGACGCCGCGCCGCCTGCCGCTCGACCCTGCATCGAGCGCATCGCCGCGCGAGCTCGCGCAGCTCGAACATGGTCTCGCGCTCGTTTATCCCATGAACGGAACCCTGTGGGCCGCACCGGTGGAGGATCCGGGCCCGCCGCGAAAGCTCGGCGACCTGCCGAACGGCGTCACGCGCATCGCGCTTTCGCCCGACGGCCGCTGGCTCGCCTATGCCTGCGACGCTTCGGGACGGAGCGAGATCTACGTGAGACCGTTCCCGAACGGCTCCGGGACGTGGCAGATTTCACGCAACGGCGGAGAGTCTCCCGCGTGGGCCTCGCACGGCGGCGAGCTGTCCTTCCAGCGGCGGTCGGGAGACGGTGACTGGGTCGATGCGGTCCGCATCGGCGTCTCCGGCAACCAGATCGTCGCCGGTGTGCCCGTCGACCTGTTCCAGGTCCCGAAGGATCTCATCGTGTGGGGTCCGCACCCGGACGGCGAGCGCTTCATCGCGGTCCGAGCCGGCGCGCCGGCGTTCAAGGGCGATAGAGTCGAGGCGATCTTTCCTTCGAGGTGA